One stretch of Meiothermus cerbereus DSM 11376 DNA includes these proteins:
- a CDS encoding LapA family protein, whose amino-acid sequence MKVLNALAFVVVLGVAALAWAVYVLEPGLLIGTPWGLVHLSFLLVTAFGLGLSVMGLYGLTGWVNAQAALNRRDRELRQVKAELEALKKQHPEETPVIPDRQT is encoded by the coding sequence ATGAAAGTGCTCAACGCACTGGCCTTCGTGGTGGTATTGGGGGTGGCTGCTCTGGCCTGGGCAGTGTATGTTCTGGAACCGGGTCTTTTGATTGGCACACCCTGGGGCCTGGTACATCTGAGCTTTTTATTGGTGACGGCCTTTGGGCTGGGCTTGAGTGTGATGGGGCTGTACGGGCTTACCGGCTGGGTGAATGCCCAGGCTGCTCTCAACCGGCGCGACCGAGAATTACGCCAGGTTAAGGCTGAACTCGAGGCCCTCAAAAAGCAGCACCCCGAAGAAACCCCGGTCATTCCCGACCGGCAGACCTGA
- the hisA gene encoding 1-(5-phosphoribosyl)-5-[(5-phosphoribosylamino)methylideneamino]imidazole-4-carboxamide isomerase: MLVIPAVDIQSGRAVRLFEGDPRQETVYYENPLEAALHWQKQGARMLHLVDLDAALGRGENRAVLRTLAASLAIPFEVGGGIRSLEAAREVLALGASRVVVGTVAVKAPEVLERMLGEFGAERVVVSLDARGLEVVVSGWAEETALRVQDLGLRMWELGVRTLIYTDVRRDGTLAGLDLEVIREVRAAWPGFLIAGGGIASDADLEGLRRLGVEGAITGKAIYEGRIDLKKWV, translated from the coding sequence ATGTTGGTGATTCCTGCGGTAGACATCCAGTCCGGGCGGGCCGTTCGCTTGTTTGAGGGCGACCCCCGCCAGGAAACCGTCTATTACGAAAACCCGCTGGAGGCCGCCCTGCACTGGCAGAAGCAAGGGGCCAGGATGCTACACCTGGTCGACCTGGACGCGGCTTTGGGACGGGGAGAAAACCGGGCGGTGTTGCGTACGCTGGCTGCCTCTTTGGCTATCCCCTTTGAAGTAGGGGGTGGGATACGCAGCCTGGAGGCGGCCAGGGAGGTGTTGGCCCTGGGAGCCAGCCGGGTGGTGGTGGGTACGGTGGCTGTAAAAGCGCCGGAAGTGCTGGAGCGGATGCTAGGGGAGTTTGGCGCCGAGCGGGTGGTGGTCAGCCTGGATGCGCGGGGCCTGGAGGTGGTGGTCTCGGGCTGGGCGGAGGAAACAGCCCTCAGGGTGCAGGATTTGGGCCTGCGGATGTGGGAGCTGGGGGTGCGTACCCTTATCTACACCGATGTGCGGCGGGATGGAACCCTGGCCGGGCTCGACCTCGAGGTGATCCGCGAGGTTCGCGCAGCCTGGCCGGGCTTCTTGATTGCGGGGGGTGGCATCGCTTCGGACGCCGACCTCGAGGGCCTGAGGCGCCTGGGTGTGGAGGGCGCCATTACCGGCAAAGCCATTTACGAGGGCCGCATCGACCTGAAGAAATGGGTTTGA
- the rocF gene encoding arginase, with product MKDIGILGVPMDLGQGRRGVDMGPSAMRYGRLQEVLQGLGHRVHDYGDIKVPVVESLRAQQALGGLGYLEAIRAVCLDTIEALNQMPAGVFPIVLGGDHSIAMGSVTGASRGERIGVIWVDAHADFNTPQTSPSGNIHGMPLAHLCGLGDPRLVDLGRPGAKVRPEDVVLIGIRSLDPGEVRLLRERGVTVFTMKEVDVQGIPAIAQQVAAKFAGFSRVHVSLDADVLDPEIAPGVGTPVPGGLTYREAHLLMELLADASLVTSLDLVEVNPILDIANRTARMMVELASSLLGKKIY from the coding sequence ATGAAGGATATCGGTATCTTAGGCGTTCCGATGGATCTGGGTCAGGGTCGGCGTGGGGTAGACATGGGCCCCAGCGCCATGCGCTACGGACGTTTACAGGAGGTGCTTCAGGGCCTGGGCCACCGTGTGCACGATTACGGCGATATCAAGGTGCCGGTGGTTGAGAGTCTGCGCGCCCAGCAAGCGCTGGGAGGACTGGGCTACCTCGAGGCCATCCGGGCAGTCTGCCTCGACACCATCGAAGCCTTGAACCAGATGCCCGCTGGGGTGTTTCCCATTGTGCTGGGGGGCGACCACTCCATTGCCATGGGGTCGGTAACGGGGGCCAGTCGGGGTGAGCGCATCGGGGTGATCTGGGTAGACGCCCACGCCGATTTCAACACCCCCCAGACCAGCCCCAGCGGCAACATTCACGGGATGCCGCTGGCGCACCTGTGCGGCCTGGGCGACCCCCGCCTAGTAGACCTGGGTCGCCCGGGGGCCAAGGTGCGGCCCGAAGACGTGGTCCTCATTGGGATTCGCAGCCTGGATCCGGGCGAGGTGCGGCTGCTGCGCGAGCGGGGGGTTACGGTATTCACCATGAAAGAGGTGGATGTGCAGGGCATTCCGGCCATTGCTCAGCAGGTTGCGGCAAAGTTCGCTGGTTTTTCCCGGGTGCACGTTTCGCTGGATGCCGACGTGCTGGACCCCGAAATAGCGCCGGGGGTGGGTACGCCCGTGCCAGGGGGCCTGACCTACCGCGAGGCCCACTTGCTTATGGAGCTGCTGGCCGATGCCAGCCTGGTTACCAGCCTGGATCTGGTTGAGGTGAACCCCATTCTGGACATCGCTAACCGCACCGCCCGGATGATGGTCGAGCTGGCCAGCAGTTTGTTGGGGAAGAAAATTTACTGA
- a CDS encoding DUF177 domain-containing protein, whose translation MKHRPLQNINLAQLLREGGSTSARDEIQDYIALHNERIPLEGKALWKATVTRIEGEGGLEFWLSGEIAGNAIMECRRCLTPTPTPVRAHFQYLLRYQAGLQHLEAIEEDEEEILLFGHPDLDLEPLLSEAFALDLPYTALCKEDCKGLCPVCGANLNEVDCGHLPQTQTKLAAELSKLLGEIKD comes from the coding sequence ATGAAACACCGACCTTTACAAAACATCAACCTCGCGCAGCTCCTACGCGAGGGAGGCAGCACCAGCGCCAGGGACGAAATCCAGGATTACATTGCCCTGCACAACGAGCGCATACCCCTGGAAGGAAAAGCGCTCTGGAAGGCAACGGTCACCCGGATAGAAGGTGAGGGGGGGCTGGAGTTCTGGCTTTCGGGTGAGATTGCCGGCAACGCCATCATGGAATGCCGTCGCTGCCTGACCCCTACCCCTACCCCTGTACGGGCCCATTTTCAGTATCTGCTTCGCTACCAGGCGGGCTTGCAGCACCTCGAGGCCATCGAGGAGGACGAAGAGGAAATTCTGCTTTTTGGTCATCCCGACCTCGACTTAGAACCGCTTCTGAGCGAAGCTTTTGCCCTCGATCTGCCCTACACCGCCCTCTGCAAAGAAGACTGCAAGGGCCTATGCCCGGTCTGTGGGGCCAACCTCAACGAGGTGGACTGCGGTCACCTGCCCCAAACCCAGACCAAGCTGGCCGCCGAGCTTTCTAAGTTGCTGGGCGAGATTAAAGACTGA
- a CDS encoding CHAD domain-containing protein has product MPAIALDRWLQHLVKHLPVAKEGRDPEGVHQVRVAVRRLRVWLRLAGMRVLEDDLAWLVRAAGEVRDLEVLLQHPDLPKAFRNWAASRLEQARAALVPLLDNPRLAGLLQALANLPPLDEEAAKARLKRFVRQAARKAEEWRNQDSIESLHALRRALRRLRYAREWLGLDSQDEKALQEIFGQVGDLSFTLRYLAAFEAEGSRVPAAYKRQLEAQLTEALEAARAAWQTHQADLG; this is encoded by the coding sequence ATGCCGGCCATTGCCTTAGACCGCTGGCTCCAGCACCTCGTAAAGCACCTGCCCGTGGCTAAAGAGGGCCGCGACCCCGAAGGCGTTCACCAGGTACGGGTGGCCGTACGGCGGCTGCGGGTGTGGCTGCGGCTGGCCGGAATGCGGGTACTCGAGGACGACCTGGCCTGGCTGGTACGTGCGGCGGGCGAGGTGCGCGACCTGGAGGTGTTGTTGCAGCACCCCGACCTGCCCAAAGCCTTCCGCAACTGGGCCGCCTCCAGGCTGGAACAAGCTCGAGCCGCCTTGGTACCGCTGCTGGATAACCCTCGGCTGGCCGGGCTGCTTCAGGCCCTCGCCAACCTGCCACCCCTGGACGAGGAAGCAGCCAAAGCTCGACTAAAGCGCTTTGTTCGTCAAGCCGCGCGCAAAGCCGAGGAATGGCGTAATCAGGACAGCATCGAAAGCCTACACGCCTTGCGCCGGGCCCTGCGCCGCCTGCGCTACGCCAGGGAGTGGCTGGGGCTGGACAGCCAGGACGAGAAGGCCCTCCAGGAGATTTTCGGGCAGGTGGGCGACCTGAGCTTCACCTTGAGGTACCTGGCCGCCTTTGAGGCCGAAGGTAGCAGGGTGCCTGCGGCCTACAAGCGGCAGCTCGAGGCCCAGTTGACCGAAGCCCTTGAGGCAGCTCGAGCAGCCTGGCAAACACATCAGGCTGACCTGGGGTGA
- a CDS encoding 30S ribosomal protein THX gives MGKGDRRTRRGKIFRGSHGKYRPRKK, from the coding sequence ATGGGCAAAGGTGATCGTCGCACCCGTCGTGGAAAAATCTTCCGTGGTTCCCACGGTAAATACCGTCCCCGCAAAAAGTAA
- the rpsT gene encoding 30S ribosomal protein S20: MAQKKTARNPSAIKRHRQSLKRRARNKSKMSAIKTISKKAVALAKEGNAGEAVRVMRYAESLIDKAAKGSTLHKNAASRRKSRLMSKVNQLLGGAKA, translated from the coding sequence ATGGCACAGAAAAAGACAGCACGTAACCCCTCGGCCATCAAGCGCCACCGGCAGTCGCTTAAGCGTCGTGCCCGCAACAAGTCCAAGATGTCGGCCATCAAGACCATCAGCAAGAAAGCGGTGGCCCTGGCCAAAGAAGGCAATGCGGGCGAAGCGGTTCGGGTCATGCGCTATGCCGAAAGCCTGATCGATAAGGCCGCCAAAGGCTCTACCCTGCACAAGAACGCGGCCAGCCGTCGTAAGTCCCGCCTGATGAGCAAGGTGAACCAGCTTTTGGGCGGAGCCAAAGCTTAG
- the tyrS gene encoding tyrosine--tRNA ligase yields MTAEEAFGLLRIGAVEIIPQEDLLKKLQSGKKLVVKLGLDPTRPDIHFGHAVVLRKMRQFQELGHKVVIIIGDFTAMIGDPSGRSKTRPPLTLEETRANAKSYVEQVGKILITNDPARFELRYNSEWLENLGFKEVIKLTSLLTVAQMLEREDFKKRYTEGIPISIHEFLYPFAQGYDSVPIACDVEMGGTDQKFNLLVGREVQEAYGLEKQVAFIMPLLIGGDGQKMSKSYDNYIGITEEPSDIFRKLMKVEDQYLQTYFELCTDLNPEEIKELLEKGGPVGAHRVLARLLTGAYALPLIPARLDKAFYQSLGYSWDAYGHDQEGAAQVVQHAEARYYEIAHGGIPQEMPEVVLPPSALHEGRIAIVKLFTLAGLTNSNGEARRLIEQKGLRLDGEVLSDPKLEVVLNKPVVLQRGKDKFVRVVPA; encoded by the coding sequence ATGACAGCGGAGGAAGCATTCGGCTTACTGCGAATCGGGGCAGTGGAAATCATCCCCCAGGAAGACTTACTCAAAAAACTGCAGTCGGGGAAAAAGCTGGTGGTCAAGCTGGGGCTCGACCCTACCCGGCCCGACATTCACTTTGGCCATGCGGTGGTGTTGCGCAAAATGCGGCAGTTTCAGGAGCTCGGCCACAAGGTGGTCATCATCATCGGCGACTTTACCGCCATGATTGGCGACCCCTCAGGCCGCAGCAAAACCCGCCCGCCCCTTACCCTGGAGGAAACCCGGGCCAATGCCAAAAGCTACGTGGAACAGGTGGGCAAAATTCTCATCACCAACGACCCCGCGCGCTTCGAGCTGCGCTACAACTCAGAGTGGCTGGAAAACCTGGGCTTCAAAGAGGTCATCAAGCTCACCTCGCTGCTCACGGTAGCTCAGATGCTCGAGCGCGAGGACTTCAAGAAGCGCTACACCGAGGGGATTCCCATCTCGATTCACGAGTTCCTTTACCCCTTTGCCCAGGGGTACGACTCGGTGCCCATCGCCTGTGATGTGGAGATGGGCGGCACCGACCAGAAGTTCAACCTGCTGGTCGGGCGTGAGGTGCAGGAGGCCTATGGCCTGGAAAAGCAGGTGGCCTTCATCATGCCGCTGCTGATCGGGGGCGATGGGCAGAAGATGTCCAAAAGCTACGACAACTACATTGGCATCACCGAAGAGCCCAGCGACATCTTCCGCAAATTGATGAAGGTTGAAGACCAGTACCTGCAAACCTACTTTGAACTCTGCACCGACCTGAACCCAGAAGAAATAAAAGAGCTACTGGAGAAGGGCGGGCCTGTAGGGGCCCACCGGGTACTGGCCCGGCTGCTCACCGGGGCCTACGCCCTACCGCTTATCCCCGCTCGGCTGGACAAAGCCTTCTACCAATCGCTGGGATATAGCTGGGATGCCTACGGGCACGACCAGGAAGGCGCCGCCCAGGTGGTGCAACATGCCGAAGCCCGCTACTACGAAATTGCCCACGGGGGCATCCCCCAGGAGATGCCCGAAGTCGTGCTACCCCCCAGCGCGCTGCACGAAGGCAGGATTGCCATCGTCAAGCTTTTTACCCTGGCCGGTCTGACCAATTCCAACGGCGAAGCCCGGCGACTCATCGAACAAAAGGGTTTGCGGTTGGATGGTGAGGTGCTCAGCGACCCCAAGCTGGAGGTTGTCCTCAACAAACCCGTGGTGCTGCAACGTGGCAAGGATAAGTTTGTGCGGGTTGTACCGGCTTAG
- a CDS encoding Rieske 2Fe-2S domain-containing protein: MEKPNPQNLRRINRRDLLWIVPSAITAGFFGWLAWRTYVIHFTKTGVAEPRWREGPRLQAATLDELAAHWHFKYFDYQYGGSPLKAVVFRLSEPVVGGLTVGEAHFLALSRICTHQGCVVNYVDNPELGSIAYNYRTDHPFLGCPCHFGAYEPLQGGKAVYGPPRFPLPRLRLEEENGVLYATGYEIPFRPLEQG, encoded by the coding sequence ATGGAAAAGCCCAATCCGCAAAACCTGCGCCGCATTAATCGGCGGGATTTGCTGTGGATTGTTCCCAGCGCCATCACGGCAGGTTTTTTTGGCTGGCTGGCCTGGCGCACCTACGTCATCCACTTCACCAAAACCGGGGTGGCCGAACCCCGCTGGCGTGAGGGCCCACGGCTGCAGGCGGCTACCTTAGACGAGCTGGCGGCACACTGGCACTTCAAATACTTTGACTACCAGTATGGCGGCAGCCCCCTCAAGGCGGTGGTGTTTCGGCTTTCGGAACCGGTGGTGGGAGGCCTGACGGTAGGGGAGGCCCACTTCCTGGCCCTGTCGCGCATCTGCACCCACCAGGGCTGTGTGGTCAACTATGTGGATAACCCCGAGTTGGGCTCCATTGCCTACAACTACCGCACCGACCATCCCTTCCTGGGCTGCCCCTGCCACTTTGGGGCCTATGAGCCTTTGCAAGGGGGCAAAGCTGTGTACGGCCCGCCGCGCTTCCCCTTGCCCCGCCTGCGTCTGGAAGAGGAAAACGGGGTCCTTTATGCAACGGGCTACGAGATTCCCTTTCGCCCCTTGGAGCAGGGCTAA
- a CDS encoding c-type cytochrome — MIIAYLLLALLFVLALAYALRPLRAQAQPFPQSPRPQELRAELEVLKSLAREAEGEERKRLLAQAVRLEHQLAELGQENPIPRRLSPVTLGAITLSLVALGVGLWAYTVPRLPGETIITSRNEARELGNLQRRAEQSGKAADWLAYANKAYELQDFERAVQGYLRVIELEPRNANAVRRIGILLFMSGRPEEGAQALELAVRAEPGVAEGWLFLGNAYFQLGRPAEAIVAWEGYLKAGGQAREQVQNLIQTAKSQLGATSKGQQVYLSKCAACHGAQAQGGSGPRLQGNPINKVPEAVREIVLKGRGQMPAVALSDEEMQALLQYLGGL, encoded by the coding sequence ATGATAATTGCCTACCTTCTACTTGCTTTGTTGTTTGTGTTGGCTCTGGCTTATGCGCTCAGGCCCCTGCGCGCCCAGGCCCAGCCCTTTCCCCAAAGCCCGCGCCCACAGGAGCTCAGGGCCGAGCTCGAGGTGCTCAAATCGCTGGCCCGGGAAGCCGAGGGCGAGGAACGTAAACGCCTGCTGGCCCAGGCCGTGCGGCTGGAGCACCAGCTGGCCGAGCTGGGCCAGGAAAACCCCATCCCGCGCCGCCTGAGCCCGGTTACGCTGGGGGCCATAACCCTGAGCCTGGTGGCCCTGGGGGTGGGTCTTTGGGCCTACACGGTGCCGCGGCTGCCCGGCGAGACCATCATTACCAGCCGCAATGAGGCCCGCGAACTGGGCAACCTGCAACGCCGGGCCGAGCAAAGCGGAAAGGCCGCCGACTGGCTGGCCTATGCCAACAAAGCCTACGAACTGCAGGATTTCGAGCGGGCCGTGCAGGGCTATCTGAGGGTGATCGAGCTCGAGCCCCGCAACGCCAATGCCGTGCGCCGGATTGGCATCCTGCTGTTTATGAGCGGGAGGCCCGAGGAGGGGGCGCAGGCCCTCGAGCTGGCAGTGCGGGCCGAGCCCGGCGTGGCGGAGGGCTGGTTGTTTCTGGGCAATGCCTACTTTCAACTGGGCCGTCCTGCGGAGGCCATCGTGGCCTGGGAAGGCTATTTGAAGGCCGGCGGCCAGGCCAGGGAACAGGTGCAGAACCTGATTCAGACTGCCAAAAGCCAGCTAGGCGCTACCTCCAAGGGGCAACAGGTGTACCTGAGCAAGTGCGCGGCCTGCCACGGGGCCCAGGCCCAGGGGGGTTCGGGGCCTCGCCTGCAAGGAAATCCCATCAACAAGGTGCCGGAGGCGGTGCGGGAGATTGTCCTCAAGGGCCGGGGCCAGATGCCGGCGGTCGCCCTTAGCGACGAGGAGATGCAGGCTTTGCTGCAATACCTGGGAGGATTGTAG
- a CDS encoding cytochrome c-type biogenesis protein, which yields MRPWGKSAVIGPLLVIGCWLLASVLAQPAPNTPPPDFSPRVFEIARELRCPVCQGESAAESNAGIAVEMRRIIAEQLAQGKSEAEIRAFFIERYGDWILYEPPARGLTLWVWLSPLLGLGLLGFGLWRYLVRVGAQAKASVTDVSDEEIARLEAELQPPERQP from the coding sequence ATGAGGCCCTGGGGTAAAAGCGCGGTGATCGGGCCCTTGCTGGTCATTGGCTGCTGGCTGCTGGCCTCTGTGCTGGCCCAGCCCGCCCCCAACACCCCGCCCCCCGACTTCTCTCCCAGGGTTTTCGAGATTGCCCGCGAGCTGCGCTGTCCGGTTTGCCAGGGTGAGTCGGCGGCGGAGTCCAATGCCGGAATTGCGGTGGAGATGCGCCGCATCATTGCCGAGCAGCTGGCCCAGGGCAAGTCGGAGGCCGAGATCCGGGCGTTTTTTATTGAGCGCTATGGCGACTGGATTCTCTACGAGCCCCCAGCCCGGGGCCTGACCCTTTGGGTCTGGCTTTCGCCGCTCTTGGGGCTGGGCCTACTGGGCTTTGGCTTGTGGCGCTACCTGGTTCGGGTTGGGGCCCAGGCTAAAGCGTCCGTTACCGATGTTTCTGACGAAGAAATCGCCCGCCTCGAGGCCGAACTACAACCCCCTGAGCGACAACCATGA
- a CDS encoding TlpA family protein disulfide reductase has product MQRPNPNELKSVLKGKPAPTFSLPLLEPYRAQYGAEMGIKQGLNKPVFLNIWASWCVPCRTEAPLLERYHQRYKDQVLFLGVNVQDKESEALKFIQQYGLSFPSVYDERGRIGIEYGYYGVPETFIIDRNGIVLDRHTGELGEAQLQDYLRKVLP; this is encoded by the coding sequence ATGCAGCGCCCCAATCCCAACGAGCTTAAATCGGTGTTGAAGGGCAAGCCTGCACCCACCTTCAGCTTGCCGCTGCTCGAGCCTTACCGGGCCCAGTATGGGGCGGAAATGGGCATTAAGCAGGGCCTGAATAAGCCGGTTTTCCTCAACATATGGGCTAGCTGGTGCGTTCCCTGCCGCACCGAGGCCCCGCTGCTGGAGCGATACCACCAGCGCTACAAAGACCAGGTGCTGTTTTTGGGGGTCAACGTACAGGACAAAGAAAGCGAGGCCCTTAAGTTTATTCAGCAGTACGGGCTGAGCTTTCCCAGCGTCTACGACGAGCGTGGGCGTATTGGCATCGAGTATGGCTACTACGGCGTGCCCGAGACCTTCATTATTGACCGCAACGGCATTGTGCTGGATCGCCACACCGGCGAGCTGGGTGAGGCCCAGTTGCAGGACTATTTGAGGAAGGTGTTGCCATGA
- a CDS encoding heme lyase CcmF/NrfE family subunit, with the protein MTPGLLGGVALVAALILSVLGLVLATLAYTLRDGRYLEAAKRLSALSLLAAVVSFGALEWAILTNDFSVSYVANHSSANNPLWVKLVTPWAALEGSILLWAMLQTAYTWLVSLRAGHSLDVWRAPMALGTLFAVQVFFFAVMVFVAHPFDAVPNPPPDGRGTNPLLQNHWMMAVHPVLMYLGFVGLSVPFAYAVAAMVARRYQSWIFETRWWTLVAWGFLTAAIFTGKWWSYEILGWGGYWAWDPVENASIIPWLLATAFLHTAQVQERKGLFKGWNFAFVTLAFAATVFGTFLTRSGVIQSVHAFASGPVGAWFLLFLLGVMAVGLGLLARVSSEIREAGEVRWNSREGALLAGALFFGTFAFVVVLGTLWPLVVELVSGAKVSVGAPFFNQVSVPLGIFMLLLMGVGPVLPWRNSSAQVLRNLMAMLIALGVGTLLGLLLGLSVGVSLAIGLFAYNLTAIWLMVAQGVRERARALGISPAQALVELAGSHKRRFGSHIVHFGVALAALTIAFSQTYRVTEQKTLQVGEIWQTRGLEVRLLPLEVREEPNRFAAIAPIEVRSTSREGWGADGRYQARLNFYPQMGSPLATPVVKYSLYNDYYFVLMQFDQEKGQWATIKIIVTPMVWWLWVAGLIIVLGTLYILWPSGARATSRQMSPMAGD; encoded by the coding sequence GTGACACCTGGACTTTTGGGCGGTGTAGCCCTTGTGGCTGCCCTTATCCTCTCGGTGCTGGGCCTGGTGCTGGCAACCCTGGCCTACACCTTGCGGGATGGGCGCTACCTCGAGGCCGCCAAGCGCCTCTCGGCCCTTAGTTTGCTGGCCGCAGTGGTTAGTTTTGGTGCGCTCGAGTGGGCCATCCTGACCAACGACTTTAGCGTCTCATACGTGGCCAACCACAGCTCGGCCAACAATCCCCTGTGGGTCAAGCTGGTCACACCCTGGGCAGCCCTGGAGGGTTCCATTTTGCTGTGGGCCATGCTCCAGACGGCTTACACCTGGCTGGTTAGCCTGCGGGCGGGCCATAGCCTGGATGTCTGGCGGGCGCCGATGGCGCTGGGCACGCTGTTTGCGGTACAGGTTTTTTTCTTTGCGGTGATGGTCTTTGTGGCCCACCCTTTCGATGCTGTGCCCAACCCGCCCCCCGATGGCCGGGGCACCAACCCCCTGCTGCAAAACCACTGGATGATGGCGGTGCACCCAGTCTTGATGTACCTGGGTTTTGTGGGGCTGTCGGTGCCTTTTGCCTACGCGGTGGCCGCTATGGTGGCCCGGCGCTACCAGAGCTGGATTTTCGAGACCCGCTGGTGGACGCTGGTGGCTTGGGGCTTCCTGACGGCTGCTATTTTCACCGGAAAGTGGTGGAGCTACGAGATTCTGGGCTGGGGGGGCTACTGGGCCTGGGATCCGGTCGAGAACGCCTCCATCATTCCCTGGCTGCTGGCTACGGCCTTCCTTCACACCGCCCAGGTGCAAGAGCGTAAAGGGCTTTTCAAGGGTTGGAATTTCGCTTTCGTTACCCTGGCCTTTGCCGCTACGGTGTTTGGTACCTTCCTCACCCGTTCGGGGGTCATCCAGTCGGTGCATGCTTTTGCCAGCGGGCCGGTGGGGGCCTGGTTCTTGCTGTTTTTGCTGGGCGTGATGGCCGTGGGACTGGGCTTGCTGGCCCGGGTTTCCTCCGAGATACGCGAGGCGGGCGAGGTGCGTTGGAACAGCCGCGAAGGAGCCTTGCTGGCCGGTGCTTTGTTCTTTGGCACCTTTGCTTTTGTGGTGGTGCTGGGCACTTTGTGGCCGTTGGTGGTGGAGCTTGTAAGTGGGGCCAAAGTCTCGGTAGGGGCGCCTTTCTTCAACCAGGTCTCGGTTCCGCTGGGTATCTTTATGCTGCTCTTGATGGGCGTTGGCCCGGTATTGCCCTGGCGTAACTCCAGCGCCCAGGTTTTGCGTAACCTGATGGCGATGCTCATCGCGCTGGGCGTGGGAACCCTGCTGGGCCTGCTGCTGGGTCTGAGCGTGGGGGTCTCGCTGGCCATAGGGCTTTTTGCCTACAACCTGACCGCCATCTGGCTGATGGTGGCCCAGGGCGTGCGGGAGCGGGCTCGCGCACTGGGCATCTCACCGGCACAGGCCCTGGTGGAGCTGGCTGGTAGCCACAAGCGCCGTTTTGGCTCGCACATCGTGCACTTTGGGGTGGCCCTGGCCGCACTGACCATTGCCTTTAGCCAGACCTACCGGGTTACCGAGCAAAAGACCCTTCAGGTAGGGGAGATCTGGCAGACTCGAGGCCTGGAGGTTCGCCTGCTTCCCCTCGAGGTTCGGGAAGAGCCCAACCGCTTTGCCGCCATCGCGCCCATCGAGGTGCGCTCGACCAGCCGGGAGGGCTGGGGTGCGGATGGGCGCTATCAGGCCCGGCTCAACTTCTACCCGCAGATGGGCTCGCCGCTGGCCACACCGGTGGTCAAATACTCGCTCTATAACGACTACTACTTTGTTTTGATGCAGTTTGACCAGGAAAAAGGGCAGTGGGCCACCATCAAGATTATCGTTACACCCATGGTTTGGTGGCTGTGGGTGGCAGGTTTGATTATCGTTTTGGGGACACTGTATATCCTCTGGCCCAGTGGGGCCAGGGCCACCAGTCGGCAGATGTCCCCAATGGCAGGAGATTAA
- the ccmE gene encoding cytochrome c maturation protein CcmE — translation MKPKYMVGLAVVGVALAYLIFGGLGQNLVYFITPSEYFQQAERYQNRAVRLGGLVKEGSLSYNPQTLELRFVVTDGVKEIPIRSSGTTPPALFGENRGVVVEGRFEGETFVSQNLLVKHSETYQAPKEGWTPEQVRKLIEETQ, via the coding sequence ATGAAACCGAAATACATGGTTGGACTAGCGGTGGTGGGTGTAGCCCTGGCCTACCTGATTTTTGGAGGCCTGGGCCAGAACCTGGTCTACTTCATCACCCCCAGCGAATACTTTCAGCAAGCAGAGCGCTACCAGAACCGCGCGGTGCGTCTGGGGGGCTTGGTGAAGGAAGGCTCGCTTTCCTATAACCCCCAGACTCTCGAGCTGCGCTTTGTGGTAACCGACGGGGTCAAGGAGATTCCCATCCGCTCCTCAGGCACCACCCCTCCGGCCCTCTTTGGCGAAAACCGTGGGGTGGTGGTGGAGGGCAGGTTTGAAGGCGAAACCTTTGTAAGCCAGAACCTCCTGGTCAAGCACTCCGAAACCTACCAGGCCCCCAAGGAAGGCTGGACGCCCGAGCAGGTGCGCAAGCTCATCGAGGAGACCCAGTGA